A DNA window from Hordeum vulgare subsp. vulgare chromosome 1H, MorexV3_pseudomolecules_assembly, whole genome shotgun sequence contains the following coding sequences:
- the LOC123418629 gene encoding gibberellin-regulated protein 5-like encodes MGCVACTLSITFLLALFFVAEVSGSMNVRSYQPAGAEEYVSLADCPAKCEIRCSATSHKKPCNFFCNYCCQRCLCVPSGTEGNKEECPCYNNLKTQEGKPKCP; translated from the exons ATGGGTTGTGTTGCATGCACTCTTTCCATTACTTTCTTGCTTGCACTATTCTTCGTg GCTGAAGTCTCTGGAAGCATGAATGTCAGATCATACCAACCG GCTGGCGCAGAAGAGTATGTTTCCTTAGCAG ACTGCCCAGCGAAATGCGAGATCCGTTGTTCAGCTACATCACACAAGAAACCATGCAATTTCTTTTGTAACTACTGCTGTCAAAGGTGCCTGTGTGTTCCTTCTGGCACAGAGGGCAACAAGGAAGAATGCCCATGCTACAACAACTTGAAGACCCAGGAAGGCAAGCCTAAATGCCCCTGA